One genomic window of Ruminococcus gauvreauii includes the following:
- a CDS encoding helix-turn-helix domain-containing protein translates to MPRYFKKARQINNLKVIKAAEKLGISQPTLSAWEGERKSPSVEGFEKMSDLYGVTTDFLLGRSEQGISVQSVPVPSESLPIFNGKPVWSAKHGWMLVNTINHTLMLSNGQTIPFSDAQKLFTLPQLFSEPSLPSGKPLVLSEIRQFTQIWLEPISPDSDLRTELHGWYQVKKYYVQNEYGNRFYLDTYEAKWLAFHPEQQ, encoded by the coding sequence ATGCCGAGATATTTTAAGAAAGCAAGGCAAATTAATAATTTGAAAGTAATTAAGGCTGCCGAAAAACTCGGCATCTCCCAACCAACTCTAAGTGCATGGGAGGGAGAACGCAAATCCCCTTCTGTTGAAGGATTTGAGAAAATGTCCGATCTCTACGGCGTAACAACCGATTTTCTTCTTGGACGGTCGGAGCAGGGAATATCAGTTCAATCCGTACCAGTTCCTTCAGAGTCGCTTCCAATTTTTAACGGAAAACCGGTTTGGTCCGCGAAGCATGGTTGGATGCTGGTCAACACCATCAATCATACTCTGATGCTCTCAAACGGGCAAACCATTCCGTTCTCTGATGCCCAAAAGCTGTTTACGCTGCCGCAGCTGTTTTCCGAACCGAGTCTGCCATCCGGAAAGCCTCTTGTCTTATCTGAGATCCGGCAATTTACTCAGATATGGCTGGAACCCATTTCCCCAGACTCAGATTTGCGGACTGAATTACACGGTTGGTATCAGGTAAAAAAATATTACGTTCAAAATGAGTATGGAAACCGGTTTTATTTAGATACTTATGAAGCTAAATGGCTCGCTTTTCATCCTGAACAGCAATAA
- a CDS encoding tRNA-binding protein has protein sequence MLISAVHEEDGREGLNLLMVDDRIPAGAKLY, from the coding sequence ATGCTGATCTCAGCAGTACATGAGGAAGACGGAAGAGAAGGCCTGAATCTTCTGATGGTGGATGACCGGATCCCGGCAGGTGCGAAGCTGTACTAA
- a CDS encoding helix-turn-helix domain-containing protein, with protein sequence MLFGKDFNLSKFALEIESAIKEILKFYDAYICKLCLRTLRTFYHSESGKITMQVDEELKGQIYKKAILKFEIRVK encoded by the coding sequence ATGTTGTTTGGAAAAGACTTTAATCTGTCAAAGTTTGCTCTTGAAATTGAATCCGCAATAAAGGAAATTTTGAAATTCTATGACGCTTATATCTGTAAATTATGCTTGCGTACTTTGCGTACTTTTTACCACTCTGAAAGTGGTAAAATCACTATGCAGGTTGATGAAGAATTAAAAGGTCAAATTTATAAGAAAGCAATCTTGAAATTTGAAATCAGAGTAAAGTAA
- a CDS encoding MarR family transcriptional regulator, whose amino-acid sequence MFDFLETIFGDNIKVAEFDCPAKTPFYIRDGYKIQSLSWNKSKCILLSPIDSSWRLPTLKKQLIKFQEICEFPCALCLENITSKQRRNLIESNIPFISPSQQVYLPFWGCSFWEKFKAETTVPDKMAPGTQLVFLYLYYLQTTDTVNLTQISRDLLLSKATCTRAIDDLTVSGLITYKTEGTNKWISPSFQKPEFLKKGYPRLKSPVERLIYVSPPFHDSALPKSGILALADISMVGANEQDGATAISKKAGTQIPAAEIISERDFRDFGGHILEVWRYDPILLANNGRVDDISLLLSLEDNPNERIQMGLDDIREKHELPIKHEE is encoded by the coding sequence ATGTTTGATTTTTTGGAAACGATATTTGGGGACAATATAAAAGTTGCAGAATTTGATTGTCCGGCCAAAACGCCTTTTTATATTCGTGACGGATATAAAATTCAAAGCCTGTCCTGGAATAAAAGCAAGTGTATACTGCTGTCTCCTATTGATTCTTCCTGGAGACTTCCAACATTAAAAAAGCAGTTAATTAAATTTCAGGAGATATGCGAATTCCCCTGTGCGCTGTGTCTTGAAAACATAACATCCAAGCAGCGGCGTAACCTGATTGAAAGCAATATACCATTTATTTCACCATCCCAACAGGTTTATCTCCCATTCTGGGGCTGTTCCTTTTGGGAAAAATTTAAAGCGGAAACAACTGTTCCTGACAAAATGGCGCCCGGAACCCAGCTCGTGTTCCTGTATCTGTATTATTTGCAGACTACTGATACCGTCAATTTGACGCAAATATCCAGAGATCTTCTGCTCTCCAAAGCTACCTGCACCAGAGCAATTGATGACCTTACCGTATCCGGCCTTATTACTTACAAGACCGAGGGAACAAACAAATGGATTTCTCCATCCTTTCAAAAGCCTGAATTTTTAAAGAAAGGTTATCCCCGCTTAAAATCACCGGTAGAACGGCTTATATATGTCAGCCCCCCCTTCCATGATTCAGCATTGCCCAAAAGCGGTATCCTTGCTTTGGCGGATATTTCAATGGTTGGGGCAAACGAACAGGATGGGGCAACTGCCATCTCAAAAAAAGCCGGCACACAAATCCCGGCTGCAGAAATTATTTCTGAGCGGGATTTCCGGGATTTTGGAGGGCACATTCTTGAAGTATGGCGCTATGATCCGATTTTGTTGGCAAATAACGGGCGGGTTGATGATATCTCATTGCTGTTAAGTTTAGAAGATAATCCAAATGAACGGATTCAAATGGGTCTGGACGATATAAGAGAAAAACACGAACTTCCAATCAAGCATGAGGAATAA
- a CDS encoding tyrosine-type recombinase/integrase, whose protein sequence is MRRSECVDFKLAQVDLTAKEIRIVGKGDKHRLAYINDKIVYAIREYLKVRNSDSPYLFVSRQSEKLNPSRINQIFNRYSDVITPKTLRHYLCSNAL, encoded by the coding sequence ATGCGACGGAGTGAATGCGTCGATTTCAAGCTGGCTCAGGTTGATCTGACAGCAAAGGAGATCCGGATTGTCGGCAAGGGAGACAAGCACCGCCTGGCCTATATCAATGACAAAATTGTTTACGCGATTCGGGAGTACCTAAAGGTGCGTAATTCGGATAGCCCATATCTGTTCGTCAGCCGCCAGAGTGAGAAGCTGAATCCTTCCCGTATCAACCAGATATTTAACCGATACTCGGATGTCATTACACCGAAGACGCTACGGCATTATCTCTGCTCCAATGCTCTGTAG
- a CDS encoding response regulator — MLKVLIVDNETVIRKGLVHCIRWDSLDCTIAAQAEDGIDALEQIPRIQPDIVISDIRMPGMDGLELARNIYIHYPSIKVIILTGFPDFEYAKRAIEYRVVDFVLKPTSIENLTKAIEKARTCIAEERSSKDMRQQLMSKSAENLQLQRGMFLYNLLHHVEQSYLYVVNRLAQLELDLSSYYILRLTIVPSAKNQSAEPLKYYLNQSQDVLADCFSQYTVHIVPHGDQICYAIICASSSFSPVSACTEAIDILGSFSQFTLFIGISAHCSNPLNMPAAAEQADQASQFAQYLPDNHVMSYNQIPSIPQPVTARIFDDLRLLKGAIENRNQTVSHDILIRLFEYMRENKLPMETMHNICVYIHQFCTGLLFSPHTQGSENNLPKLKTLLKCNTPDLLKENMLELVQQTLALTTGEHADAEDLIRKVKLYITQHYAEDLSLGMLSNQAFLSPSYLSKLFKHHEGINLSTYLQNVRVEQAKVLLLTTNLKTYEIAERVGIPDPIYFSRIFKKVTGIRPKDFRKMHP; from the coding sequence ATGTTAAAAGTACTGATTGTAGACAACGAAACTGTAATTCGCAAAGGACTCGTACACTGTATCCGCTGGGACTCTCTTGACTGCACGATCGCGGCACAGGCAGAAGATGGCATCGACGCCCTCGAGCAGATCCCCCGCATACAGCCCGACATAGTCATAAGCGATATCCGAATGCCCGGAATGGACGGACTTGAGCTTGCACGCAATATCTATATCCACTACCCATCTATAAAAGTTATTATTCTCACAGGATTTCCGGATTTTGAATACGCAAAGCGGGCAATCGAATACCGGGTTGTCGATTTTGTTCTCAAGCCTACATCTATAGAAAATCTAACAAAGGCTATTGAAAAAGCACGCACATGTATCGCAGAGGAGCGTTCCAGCAAAGATATGCGGCAGCAGTTGATGAGCAAATCAGCCGAAAATTTACAATTGCAGCGCGGCATGTTTTTATACAATCTTCTGCATCATGTAGAACAATCTTACCTGTATGTTGTCAACCGTCTTGCACAGCTAGAACTGGATTTATCCAGCTATTACATTCTCAGGCTTACTATCGTGCCATCAGCTAAGAACCAAAGTGCGGAGCCATTGAAATATTATCTAAATCAGTCACAGGATGTGCTTGCAGACTGTTTTTCACAGTATACAGTGCACATTGTTCCCCATGGTGATCAGATATGTTATGCCATCATCTGTGCATCTTCATCGTTTTCACCTGTTTCTGCGTGTACCGAGGCAATTGATATTCTCGGAAGTTTCTCCCAGTTTACGCTGTTCATCGGTATCAGTGCACACTGCAGCAATCCGCTAAACATGCCCGCTGCCGCCGAACAGGCAGACCAGGCTTCCCAGTTTGCGCAGTATTTGCCTGACAACCATGTAATGAGTTACAATCAGATCCCAAGTATTCCCCAGCCTGTAACAGCGAGAATATTTGATGATCTACGTTTACTTAAGGGTGCTATCGAAAACAGAAACCAAACGGTTTCGCATGACATTTTAATTCGGTTATTTGAGTATATGCGAGAAAACAAGCTGCCCATGGAGACCATGCACAATATTTGCGTGTATATCCATCAGTTCTGCACTGGCTTATTATTTTCACCTCACACTCAAGGATCTGAAAACAATCTGCCAAAATTAAAAACGCTCCTTAAATGCAATACTCCGGATTTGCTGAAAGAAAACATGCTTGAGCTTGTACAGCAAACACTTGCACTGACCACAGGAGAGCACGCAGATGCCGAAGACCTTATACGCAAAGTGAAGCTCTATATAACGCAGCACTATGCCGAAGACCTCTCGCTTGGAATGCTGTCGAACCAGGCGTTCCTAAGCCCCAGCTATTTAAGCAAACTTTTCAAACACCATGAAGGAATAAACCTAAGTACATATTTGCAGAATGTTCGTGTTGAACAGGCAAAAGTGCTTCTACTGACCACAAATTTAAAAACATATGAAATTGCAGAACGTGTTGGAATTCCTGATCCGATCTACTTTTCACGCATTTTTAAAAAGGTTACTGGGATACGACCCAAAGATTTCCGTAAAATGCACCCTTAA
- a CDS encoding class B sortase has translation MYYTDLDHYVEQPEEPKEPKEPKEPSPSPTDETESGGREWPVVDFASRQEINPDIVGWIYIEGTEINYPVVQGRDNQYYLKHLYSGEWNGPGCIFLDSRNRLDFLDRHSIIYGHHMKNGTMFSGLTEYKK, from the coding sequence TTGTACTATACTGATTTGGACCATTATGTGGAACAGCCTGAAGAACCTAAAGAGCCTAAAGAACCTAAAGAACCTTCCCCATCTCCCACAGATGAAACTGAATCTGGAGGACGGGAATGGCCGGTTGTAGATTTTGCTTCCCGCCAGGAAATCAATCCGGATATCGTAGGGTGGATTTATATTGAAGGAACAGAAATCAATTACCCGGTTGTGCAGGGCAGGGATAACCAGTATTATCTAAAGCATTTATACAGCGGAGAGTGGAACGGACCCGGCTGCATATTTCTGGACAGCAGAAACAGATTGGATTTCTTAGATCGACACAGTATCATCTATGGGCATCATATGAAAAATGGCACCATGTTTTCCGGGCTGACGGAGTATAAGAAGTAG